The following proteins are co-located in the Paenibacillus sp. JNUCC32 genome:
- a CDS encoding ABC transporter permease, translating into MVPKGALIPGLEQLKKNKKLTRIWYFRHIYLFLLPAIIWFLVFAYYPMYGIIIAFKDYKFNLGILGSPWAGFKYFEQFLNDSSFYDVLRNTLSISALKLIFGFPAPLILALMLNAVMHKKIKRVFQTISYLPHFVSWVVVVTLLQKILSPNVGLINDIRYQMGLDPIFFMGKPELFYPLVLISDIWKGVGWGSIIYLAALTNIDPHLYEAAEIDGAGRWSKLFKITLPCLTPTIAILLIFSLSGILNAGFDQIWLMQSPATLSVSEILDTYVLKTGLQQGQLAYSTAIGLFKSAISLLLIVAVNNISRRVSNVSLW; encoded by the coding sequence ATGGTACCAAAGGGTGCTCTTATCCCTGGATTGGAGCAATTAAAAAAGAATAAGAAACTAACTAGAATATGGTATTTCAGGCACATATACTTATTTTTGCTTCCTGCTATCATCTGGTTCCTGGTGTTTGCTTACTATCCGATGTACGGCATTATCATCGCATTCAAAGATTACAAATTCAATTTGGGGATATTGGGGAGTCCGTGGGCGGGCTTTAAATATTTCGAGCAGTTTTTAAACGATTCCAGTTTTTACGATGTGCTCCGAAATACGTTATCTATCAGCGCCCTTAAGCTTATTTTCGGATTTCCAGCTCCCTTGATCCTAGCCTTAATGCTCAATGCCGTCATGCACAAAAAAATCAAAAGAGTGTTTCAAACGATTTCCTATCTGCCGCACTTCGTTTCATGGGTCGTTGTCGTTACCTTGCTTCAAAAAATCCTGTCTCCGAACGTAGGACTTATCAATGACATTAGGTACCAAATGGGTTTGGATCCCATCTTTTTTATGGGAAAGCCGGAATTATTCTATCCATTGGTCCTCATATCCGACATCTGGAAAGGCGTAGGCTGGGGTTCGATCATTTATTTAGCCGCGTTAACGAATATCGATCCACATTTGTATGAAGCTGCGGAAATCGACGGGGCTGGAAGGTGGAGCAAACTATTCAAGATCACGCTTCCATGTCTTACGCCAACGATCGCCATATTGCTTATTTTCTCACTCAGCGGAATACTGAACGCGGGTTTTGACCAAATCTGGCTGATGCAGTCCCCGGCAACCTTAAGCGTCTCGGAGATCTTGGACACTTATGTCTTGAAAACAGGCCTCCAACAGGGGCAATTAGCATATTCCACGGCCATCGGTTTATTCAAATCTGCGATCTCGCTGCTGCTCATCG
- a CDS encoding YqhG family protein, producing MTMTPQEVQQHFMAYLEATECTVIEKSPEHVTVKLSPQADKMLTNRPYYWGFVERTGAPAETLSFNFVFDPEKYDERLAKAEEAKAKTQLNAPAQDPLLARYYGNAPVLPILGPGRIQRENIGYGSSRLAQIWNASREEGKCVYLFQQRDAEPRPRGRSTPYEQWLGVCFKVEFSCDLKREELFFLGISLSSRAITEDFPAILHGRELTPRLPESVHVRPAALTLEQAVAALENHLINKLSKLDYDWAAKAKERLEDELMVIDGYYEDLLKEQDEEKKAQIEEQYKNRRSEMQWQYEPKVSLSAITCGLFHLCSPVGATS from the coding sequence ATGACCATGACGCCGCAGGAGGTGCAGCAGCACTTCATGGCCTATTTGGAAGCCACCGAATGCACCGTCATCGAAAAATCGCCCGAGCATGTCACCGTGAAACTGTCGCCGCAGGCCGACAAAATGCTCACCAACCGCCCCTATTACTGGGGGTTCGTGGAACGTACCGGGGCTCCCGCCGAAACGCTGTCGTTCAACTTCGTGTTTGATCCGGAAAAATACGACGAACGGCTCGCCAAGGCGGAAGAAGCCAAAGCCAAAACCCAGCTCAACGCACCTGCGCAGGATCCGCTGCTGGCGCGCTATTACGGGAACGCCCCGGTGCTGCCGATCTTGGGGCCAGGCCGGATTCAGCGGGAGAATATCGGCTACGGCAGCAGCCGGCTCGCCCAGATTTGGAATGCCTCCCGCGAAGAGGGCAAATGCGTGTATCTGTTCCAGCAGCGGGATGCCGAACCGCGTCCCAGGGGCCGTTCCACGCCTTATGAGCAGTGGCTGGGCGTCTGCTTCAAGGTGGAGTTCAGCTGCGATCTGAAGCGCGAGGAATTGTTTTTTCTCGGAATCTCGCTGTCCAGCCGCGCGATTACCGAAGACTTCCCCGCCATTCTGCATGGGCGCGAATTGACTCCACGCCTGCCCGAGAGCGTTCACGTCAGACCGGCGGCTCTCACCCTTGAGCAGGCCGTAGCTGCCCTGGAGAATCATCTGATCAACAAACTGAGCAAGCTGGATTACGATTGGGCGGCGAAAGCTAAGGAACGCCTCGAAGACGAGCTGATGGTCATCGACGGCTACTACGAGGATTTGCTCAAAGAGCAGGACGAAGAGAAAAAGGCGCAAATCGAGGAGCAGTACAAGAACCGCCGGTCGGAAATGCAGTGGCAGTACGAGCCGAAAGTGAGCCTGTCCGCCATAACCTGCGGTCTGTTTCATCTGTGTTCGCCCGTGGGCGCGACTTCATGA
- a CDS encoding adenosylcobalamin-dependent ribonucleoside-diphosphate reductase → MQNQRLEGLSEKIFLDRYAWKDADTNNAKVGDVVLVLTKDDPKFPTKEVGEIVKREGRKVTVKTRKGELVESDVEKLTLTIEKTPEEMWDRLAAAMSSVEATPELQEEWRGKFREILDDWKLVPGGRIAAGAGASDELTLFNCYVIPSPKDSRGGIMETLSEMTEIMARGGGVGINLSSLRPRRAIVRGVNGSSSGAVSWGGLFSYTTGLIEQGGSRRGALMLMMNDWHPDVEDFITVKQTMGQVTNANLSVCVSNAFMKAVKEDLDWELVFPDTTDPDYDELWDGDLDKWKKAGRSVIPYKTVKAREVWHTIIESAWKSAEPGVVFMEYYNQMSNSWYFNPIICTNPCGEQGLPGWGVCNLSAMNLSKFYDEANHDVAWDELATTTRYSVRFLDNVIDRTPYHFEENELNQKKERRVGLGTMGLAELMIKLNIRYGSPESLEFLDKLYGFIAREAYLASADIAEEKGSFQAFDAELYLQSGFMKNMAEVYPEVAEAVRKKGARNVTVITQAPTGSTGTMVGTSTGIEPYFAFKYFRQSRLGFDEQFVPIAQDWLDSHPGEELPDYYVTAMSLSAEDHIRVQAAIQRWVDSSISKTANCPSDFTVEDTKRLYELAFDLGCKGVTIYRDGSRDVQVLQTEKKEDKAAEATTASTAEAALEQSAAGQAAEETASVEPAAASMAVTASPSKSGLDKQYKKRPQVLRGATYKMNTPFGMAYITINDLDGIPSEIFLNVGKAGSDVFAMAEALGRVCSLFLRYGDHGNKVELLIKHLKGIGGTGAIGFGANRVESIADAVAKALETHVANNAEADHDHDPAPVAATMAPTDAGEGGATAAAGHGGHGAHAGGSMSLDLCPSCGGASLINIEGCKTCGNCGYSKCS, encoded by the coding sequence ATGCAGAATCAGCGGCTGGAAGGTTTAAGCGAGAAGATCTTTTTGGACCGGTATGCCTGGAAGGATGCGGACACCAACAACGCCAAGGTCGGCGACGTGGTGCTCGTGCTGACGAAGGATGATCCTAAATTTCCGACCAAGGAAGTTGGCGAAATCGTGAAACGCGAAGGCCGCAAGGTCACCGTGAAGACACGGAAGGGCGAGCTTGTGGAGTCGGATGTGGAGAAGCTGACGTTAACCATCGAGAAAACGCCGGAAGAAATGTGGGATCGTCTCGCGGCAGCCATGTCATCGGTTGAGGCAACGCCGGAACTGCAGGAAGAGTGGCGCGGGAAGTTCCGCGAGATTCTGGATGATTGGAAGCTGGTGCCGGGCGGACGGATTGCGGCCGGAGCGGGTGCAAGCGATGAATTGACGCTGTTCAACTGTTACGTCATTCCTTCCCCGAAGGACAGTCGGGGCGGCATCATGGAAACCCTGAGCGAGATGACCGAGATTATGGCGCGCGGCGGCGGTGTCGGCATCAACTTGTCTTCCCTTCGTCCTCGGCGCGCGATCGTTAGAGGCGTGAACGGCTCCTCCAGCGGTGCGGTATCGTGGGGCGGATTGTTCAGTTATACGACAGGCCTGATCGAGCAGGGCGGAAGCCGCCGCGGCGCGCTCATGCTGATGATGAACGATTGGCACCCGGACGTGGAGGATTTCATTACGGTGAAGCAGACGATGGGACAAGTCACGAACGCGAACCTGTCGGTATGCGTCAGCAACGCTTTCATGAAAGCCGTGAAGGAAGACCTGGACTGGGAGCTCGTGTTCCCGGATACCACCGATCCCGATTACGATGAGCTGTGGGACGGCGATTTGGATAAATGGAAGAAAGCCGGACGCAGCGTCATTCCATATAAAACGGTTAAAGCACGCGAGGTATGGCACACCATTATCGAATCCGCATGGAAATCGGCAGAGCCGGGCGTGGTCTTCATGGAATACTACAACCAGATGTCCAACAGCTGGTATTTCAACCCGATCATCTGTACCAACCCTTGCGGCGAGCAGGGACTTCCGGGCTGGGGCGTATGCAACCTGTCCGCGATGAACCTGTCGAAGTTCTACGATGAAGCGAATCATGACGTTGCATGGGATGAGCTGGCTACGACGACGCGTTACTCCGTGCGTTTCCTGGATAATGTCATCGACCGGACGCCTTACCATTTTGAAGAAAACGAATTGAACCAGAAAAAAGAGCGCCGCGTAGGCCTCGGAACAATGGGTCTGGCCGAGCTGATGATCAAGCTGAACATCCGTTACGGCAGCCCGGAATCGCTGGAGTTCCTGGATAAGCTGTATGGCTTCATCGCGCGCGAAGCGTATCTTGCATCCGCGGATATTGCCGAGGAGAAGGGCTCGTTCCAGGCATTCGATGCCGAACTGTATCTCCAAAGCGGCTTCATGAAAAATATGGCCGAGGTGTATCCGGAAGTTGCCGAAGCGGTCCGCAAAAAAGGCGCCCGCAACGTTACCGTCATTACCCAAGCGCCGACGGGAAGCACGGGTACGATGGTTGGAACTTCGACGGGCATCGAGCCGTACTTTGCCTTCAAATACTTCCGTCAAAGCCGTCTCGGCTTCGACGAGCAGTTCGTGCCGATTGCTCAGGATTGGCTGGACAGCCATCCGGGCGAAGAGCTTCCGGACTATTACGTCACCGCGATGAGTCTCTCCGCCGAGGATCACATTCGCGTGCAGGCGGCGATTCAGCGCTGGGTGGACAGCTCCATCTCGAAGACGGCGAACTGTCCGTCCGACTTCACGGTTGAAGATACGAAACGCCTGTATGAGCTGGCATTCGATCTGGGATGCAAAGGCGTAACGATCTACCGCGACGGCAGCCGCGACGTGCAGGTCCTGCAGACGGAGAAAAAAGAAGACAAAGCCGCCGAAGCGACAACAGCTTCTACCGCGGAAGCGGCGCTGGAGCAAAGTGCGGCAGGCCAAGCCGCTGAGGAAACGGCGAGCGTGGAGCCGGCTGCTGCAAGCATGGCCGTGACAGCCTCGCCGAGCAAGAGCGGACTGGATAAACAATACAAGAAGCGTCCGCAAGTGCTGCGCGGCGCAACCTATAAAATGAACACGCCGTTCGGCATGGCGTACATCACGATCAATGATCTGGACGGCATTCCAAGCGAAATCTTCCTGAACGTCGGCAAAGCCGGATCGGATGTGTTCGCGATGGCGGAAGCCCTGGGCCGCGTATGCTCCCTGTTCCTCCGTTACGGAGACCACGGCAACAAGGTGGAGCTGCTGATCAAGCACCTCAAAGGCATCGGCGGCACCGGCGCGATCGGCTTCGGCGCGAACCGCGTCGAGTCCATCGCCGACGCCGTGGCGAAGGCGCTCGAGACGCACGTGGCCAACAACGCCGAGGCGGATCATGACCATGATCCGGCACCGGTCGCAGCCACGATGGCGCCTACCGATGCAGGCGAAGGCGGGGCAACGGCAGCCGCGGGCCACGGCGGACATGGCGCGCACGCAGGCGGCAGCATGTCGCTGGATCTGTGCCCGTCCTGCGGCGGGGCATCCTTGATTAACATCGAGGGATGCAAGACGTGCGGGAACTGCGGGTATAGTAAGTGCTCTTAA
- a CDS encoding GntR family transcriptional regulator: MPLYQRVQEYIRDLISSQVLKVGDRIPTEKELMERFGVSKITVVNALAGLVNEKIITRVPGKGTFVSEPESQMPATPPISTVKPVHKTSGEMGTRLIGLIMPSIYDYFTIRLIQGIQQALKENDYRCVIYLSEGDIDKEKEAIQTCSNIGVEGLLIFPVDEELFNEEILSMKFAGFPFVLIDRYLPGVETHYIASDGRLGVNMAVNYLWELGHREIAICSDSPIQTVTVQERIDGYMNAFKEKGALINPAHIVTGFEIGSLEQAETHPLYRYIKNRMATAYITLNGILGVKIYQIARQAGLKVPEDISIISFDDPTSIIEGYSTFTHVKQFERDMGYRAAYTLLEVINSDDGQDGKYFKTLVEPELVIGETTGKNVSSTF; the protein is encoded by the coding sequence ATGCCTTTGTATCAGAGGGTTCAAGAGTATATACGCGACTTGATATCGTCGCAGGTACTGAAGGTTGGAGATCGTATACCTACGGAAAAGGAACTCATGGAGCGTTTTGGAGTAAGCAAGATTACGGTCGTTAATGCCCTGGCCGGCTTGGTTAACGAAAAAATCATAACCAGGGTGCCCGGAAAGGGGACTTTTGTAAGCGAGCCCGAATCTCAAATGCCGGCCACTCCTCCTATAAGTACCGTAAAACCTGTCCATAAGACTAGCGGAGAAATGGGGACGCGGTTGATCGGGCTCATTATGCCCAGCATTTATGATTATTTTACGATTCGACTTATACAAGGTATTCAGCAAGCGCTGAAAGAGAACGATTACCGCTGCGTTATCTATTTATCAGAGGGCGATATTGATAAGGAAAAAGAGGCGATCCAGACATGCAGTAACATCGGAGTGGAGGGATTGCTGATTTTCCCGGTGGACGAGGAATTATTCAACGAGGAAATATTAAGCATGAAATTTGCGGGGTTTCCGTTTGTTCTCATCGACCGTTACCTTCCCGGGGTGGAAACTCACTATATCGCATCGGACGGCAGGCTTGGCGTTAACATGGCTGTCAATTACCTGTGGGAACTGGGGCATCGTGAAATCGCCATCTGCTCCGATTCGCCCATACAAACCGTAACCGTTCAAGAACGGATCGATGGATATATGAATGCCTTCAAGGAAAAGGGAGCACTCATTAACCCTGCCCATATCGTAACCGGTTTTGAAATCGGAAGCCTTGAGCAAGCTGAAACCCATCCATTGTACCGCTATATCAAAAATCGGATGGCAACGGCTTATATTACGCTTAATGGAATTCTTGGAGTAAAAATCTATCAGATTGCGCGTCAAGCCGGATTGAAGGTGCCTGAGGACATATCCATCATCAGTTTTGACGATCCGACTTCCATCATCGAAGGATATAGCACGTTCACGCACGTTAAACAGTTTGAACGAGACATGGGCTACCGTGCAGCTTACACGCTGCTTGAGGTGATTAACAGTGATGACGGACAAGACGGAAAATACTTTAAAACCCTAGTGGAGCCGGAATTGGTCATTGGCGAGACGACGGGAAAAAACGTTTCATCCACTTTCTGA
- a CDS encoding DEAD/DEAH box helicase, which yields MNQQPSADSGMIFDPRLPVPLQIDRSWFDDLSGRLDKGGPWGDYRLAQLAVEGEKSRLVTSFEELQCLKHLGGLSPLPHQTDTARRVLFEMSGRAILADEVGLGKTIEAGLILKEYIVRGLVSKVLILVPASLVLQWVRELNSKFGIPAVAQKKAYSWGNDIVVASMDTAKRDPHQEILLNQEYDMLIIDEAHKLKNKKTSNYQFIQKLRKKYCLLLTATPVQNDLSELFNLITLLKPGQLGGQGQFAANFVVDKRRPKNQDQLKDELSKVMIRNRRGEGEVKFTKRSVRNVGLSLSPEEQSLYDGVTSFVKDQYQAAGGNLSSMLSLVTLQREVCSSRDAVFVTLVNLSKKLPEDSPLRDKIWELVYLIKAIKANTKAEKAIELIQQMNEKVIVFTEYRATQEYLLNYFRDHGLVSVPYRGGMNRGKKDWMMDLFRGKAQVMIATEAGGEGINLQFCHHMINFDLPWNPMRVEQRIGRVHRLGQTNDVKIYNLSTSGTIEEHILNLLHEKINMFEMVIGGLDVILERFEKKESIEKSLYKIMLESGNDDEIRQRISTLGDSIHHIKQDVELESTAEETLREEEA from the coding sequence ATGAACCAACAGCCATCTGCCGACTCAGGCATGATTTTCGACCCGCGCCTTCCCGTTCCATTGCAGATCGACCGTTCTTGGTTTGACGATCTCTCTGGCCGACTGGACAAAGGAGGCCCTTGGGGTGACTATCGTCTGGCCCAGCTTGCCGTTGAGGGCGAGAAATCGCGCCTCGTTACAAGCTTTGAAGAACTGCAGTGCCTCAAGCACCTTGGCGGTTTATCCCCGCTCCCCCATCAGACCGATACCGCAAGACGCGTTTTGTTCGAGATGTCGGGCAGAGCCATTTTGGCGGATGAGGTGGGACTTGGCAAGACGATTGAAGCCGGTCTTATTTTAAAAGAATACATCGTGCGCGGACTGGTATCCAAAGTGCTGATTCTCGTACCTGCTTCCCTGGTTCTCCAATGGGTCCGCGAGCTGAACTCCAAGTTCGGCATTCCCGCGGTCGCGCAGAAAAAAGCGTACTCCTGGGGCAATGACATCGTTGTCGCCTCCATGGATACGGCCAAGCGCGATCCGCATCAGGAGATTTTGCTGAACCAGGAATACGACATGCTCATCATCGATGAAGCCCACAAGCTCAAGAACAAGAAAACATCCAATTATCAATTCATCCAAAAGCTGCGCAAAAAATACTGTCTCCTGCTCACCGCCACGCCGGTGCAGAACGACCTCAGCGAGCTCTTCAATCTCATCACGCTGCTGAAACCGGGCCAGCTTGGCGGCCAGGGACAGTTTGCCGCAAATTTTGTCGTGGATAAACGAAGACCGAAGAACCAAGACCAGCTCAAGGATGAGCTGTCCAAGGTCATGATCCGCAACCGTCGGGGCGAAGGCGAAGTGAAGTTCACGAAGCGGTCCGTCCGCAACGTGGGACTCAGCCTTTCGCCTGAAGAACAGTCATTATACGACGGCGTTACGTCCTTCGTCAAAGATCAGTATCAGGCAGCTGGGGGAAATTTAAGCAGTATGCTGTCGCTCGTCACCCTGCAGCGGGAAGTATGCAGCAGCCGGGATGCCGTCTTCGTGACCCTTGTTAATCTGTCCAAGAAGCTGCCGGAGGACTCTCCGTTGCGCGATAAAATTTGGGAGCTGGTCTATCTCATCAAGGCCATCAAAGCAAACACCAAGGCGGAAAAAGCCATCGAGCTCATTCAGCAAATGAACGAGAAGGTCATCGTGTTCACGGAATATCGGGCCACGCAGGAATACTTGCTCAATTATTTCCGCGATCACGGGCTGGTCTCCGTCCCATACCGGGGCGGCATGAACCGCGGGAAGAAGGACTGGATGATGGACCTTTTCCGCGGCAAGGCGCAGGTCATGATCGCGACGGAAGCCGGCGGCGAAGGCATCAACCTGCAATTCTGCCACCATATGATCAATTTTGACCTGCCCTGGAATCCGATGCGGGTCGAGCAGCGGATCGGACGCGTGCACCGTCTAGGCCAGACCAATGACGTGAAGATCTACAACCTGTCGACTTCGGGAACCATCGAGGAGCATATCCTGAACCTGCTGCACGAGAAGATCAATATGTTCGAGATGGTCATCGGCGGGCTTGACGTTATCCTGGAGCGCTTCGAGAAGAAGGAATCGATCGAGAAGAGCCTGTACAAAATCATGCTGGAGTCCGGCAATGATGATGAAATCCGCCAGCGCATCAGCACATTGGGCGACTCCATTCACCATATCAAGCAGGACGTCGAGCTGGAAAGCACGGCCGAAGAAACTCTCAGAGAGGAAGAAGCCTAA